ATCTTTCTTTCAATTTGGAAGCAGGCGATCGCTTGGCAATTTTGGGCAATAACGGAGTCGGCAAAACCACTTTGCTGAAAATTTTAGGTGATCTTATTTCGCCGGATGAAGGTAAAGTAGTGCGCACCGATTGTCGAATAGGCTATTTGGAGCAAAATATGCGGACGGAAGATCCGGACGCCCCCGTCTGGCAAGCCTCAGACTGGCAAAAAGCAAAGTTAGAATTAGAAAAACGCATGGCTACAATGTCTGATGCCCAAGCCGATTTGGCAGCTTATCAGACTGCATTACACCGTTTTGAAGCCTTAGGCGGTTACGATTACGAATATAATCTACGTGCAGCGTTAAACGGTTTAGGGCTTGCTGATTCTATTTTAGATCGTAACATAGGAAGCTGCTCCGGTGGCGAACGGATGCGTGTCACTTTAGCAAAACTACTCTTGGCTAAACCGGAATTACTGCTTTTGGACGAACCAACCAACCACCTTGACCTACAAGCGATTGAATGGCTGATCGAATATCTGGAAGGATACAAAGGTACAATTTGTGTGGTTTCGCATGATCGATATTTTTTGGATCATTTAGTCAAACGGTGTGCCTATTTATCGGCTGCTGGTCTGCGCATTTTTACCGGAAACTTTACCAGGAGCAGCGAAACGAAAAAGGCTGAAGACGCTTTATTAGCAGGGCAAGTGGCTGATCTTAGCAAAGAAATTGAACATCAGGAAGCCGTAGCGCAGACATTTCTTTCGCATCGCAACATCAGCGGTTTTCACAGTCGGGAAAAGCTTGTAAACAAACTGTCCGACCGTCTGGCAACTTTAAAAGCGCAAATAAAAGCGGAAAATGGCAAACTGACCTTTAAATTTCAGGCCTTGCCTGATGACGGAGACCCCAACCGCATTATCATTCATACCGAGAATTTGGCTATCGGTTACGGAGAAACCTTCTTGTGTCATGACATCAATTTGAACCTTCGCGCACACGAAAAAATTGTTTTGTTGGGCAACAACGGCACAGGTAAGACAACCCTGATGAACGTATTAGCAGGCCGCATCCTCCCACAGGAAGGCAAACTGAAAATCGCTGAAAATTTATCGGTTGCTTATATGAGCCAAATTGTTGAATTTCCCTGTGAAACAGACAGCTGTCTGGATACATTGCTTAGGTATTCACAATCTGATGTCAAAGAAGGTCGCAATTTACTGGCACAATTCGGCTTTAAGGATATAGACGTATTCAAGTTAGTTAATACACTTTCCGGGGGTGAGCGATGTAGGCTGTACCTTTGTTGTGTTCTGCAAGCAAAGCCACAGTTACTGTTTCTAGATGAACCGACCAACCACCTTGACATTTATTCCCGCTCAATTCTAGAAGAGGCGGTAGCAGCATATAACGGCTCCGTAATTGTAGTTAGTCACGACCGCTACTTCATCGAAAAATTTGCCAATCGTTTTTTGTGCATAACCGGGGGGAAAATGATTGAATGTGCCAACATCACAGCTGCACTAAAAGCGTGTCAGAATCATGGTATAACCGGAACCAAGTCAGGAAAATCGTACGACGACAAGGCATCCATCAAATGTGCAAAAATCGCCGGCACCGGCAAGTCGACAGCTATTCCTAACCTCGATGCCGAAGCTACTGGCCGCCCCCTCGCCTCGGCCAATATTGATGCCAGCAAATCATCAGTACGGCAAATGAGTCCATCTACCAAGCGTCGTCTGATAGCCAACCTCAAAAATACCATCAAAGATTTAGAACTTTCCATCGAGCGCACAGAAAATGAAATTAAGGCGATAGAAATAGATATTTCCCCTTCTACCAAGCCGGAAGAATATGAAAAGCTGGCTGCTCTGACTGCAGAAAATGAAAAGAATTGGGAGCTTTACGTGCAAACGCAAAGTGAGCTTGATGAACTTGCAGCAGCTTCTGATTAATTAGCCTACGCATTCCTCGCAACAGTTTATCCCGTAAAATCAGCCCCATAAAATCAGCCGAAGCAGATTAACGATATAACTATATAAAAAAGCGGTCTTCAAGAAGGCCGCTTGCATTGTTCTATATCCGAAAGCTTAAGTTACTTGCCTCCGCCTTCATTTGTCGAGCCTGGTTCTGTTGTCGTGTTAGCCGTACTGCTGTCGTCAGACGATCCGGATACAGCATCACCGGATTCAGATTCCTTAGTTTCCGCGCTTGCTGCTTCGGTAGGTTTGGCACCCAAAGATTCCGCTTCTTTTCGAGTAATAAAGTATGCTTTGCTGATAACCGGCTTGTCGATTATTGCTTCGTTATTCGTTTTTAAAGCGGCAATGCGGTCAACCTCGTCCATGCCGTAGATAACATCGCCAAACGCCGCATATTGATCATTAAGGTTTGAGCCGGAACGGCTGTCCAAAACGATGAAAAATTGGGATGAAGCACTGTCTTTATCTTGGCTTCTGGCCATCGACACAACTCCCCGCTTATGTTTTAGTGGGTTGAAAATTCCGTTGGTCAAAAATTCTCCTTTGACGGTTTCATCGGAACCACCGCTGCCGTTACCAGATGGATCGCCGCCTTGTATGACAAATTGCGGCACAGCACGGTGAAAAGTAAGCCCGTTATAAAAGCCCTTGCCGACCAGCTTTTGAAAATTGGCCACTGTCAGTGGGGCCGCCTGAGGAAAAAGTTGGATCACGATACTCGCTCCACCAGCCATGTCCATGCGCACAAAATTGGTTGCTGTTTTGCTGGGTTGCATATCCGGCAAAGGTTGTTTAACCTTTTCTGCTGTGACAGCAGCATCTGTGGCACCGGTTTTGGCTGCCTCGGCCGCTGCTTTTCCTTCTTTATCGTTTTTACCGCAGCCTACGTTAATGCCGGCTAAAGTGACAGTTAGCAATACGGCGGTTAAACTTTTCATCCATTTATTCATTTCGCAATTCTCCAATCTGAAGGGAATAATTCAATTAGCTATACTTTAGCATATATGTTTCACTGGTTCACTATAATTTTGTTAACCGCTTGTAAAATATGAGCTGAAAATAATTGGCTAAACGTGTATAATGCAAACAATTGAATCAAGGAGGAATTTGTATGATAACTAAAGAATTATTGCGTAAATTTGCAGATAACTTCAATAACGCAACCAACCTTGCCGCAGCTTACGGCGTGGCCAAAGCTGGCTTAAAAGCGGCCGCTGTTGACCCGCAAATGAGACAAAAACATCAGTTTGTCTACTCTTTGCAAACAAAGATGGGTGAAATCACTAATCAAAAGCAAAGCGGTCGGTGCTGGATGTTTGCCGCTTTGAACGCTGCGCGTGTAGCGTCTATGGAAAAATACAACCTCAAGACTTTGGAATTTTCGCAAGCTTACACTTTTTTCTGGGATAAACTGGAGAAGGCAAATGCATTTTTGACTGCCATTATTGAAACAGCTGGTGAAGACGTTCACAGCCGTTTGGTCAGTCATTTATTGGCCGCGCCGGTACAAGACGGTGGGCAATGGGATATGTTCAGCGGAATTTTGGAAAAATACGGTATCGTGCCAAAGGATGCCATGCCTGAAACGTATAACTCTTCTGCTTCGCGTGAAATGGTGGAATATCTCACTTCTAAACTGAGAGAATATGCTTGTGAACTGCGAAAAATGGTGCATAATGGGGCATCAAAGGAAGATTTGACGGCGCGTTTGGAATCTATGCTCAGCTATGTGTATACCGTATTGGTGAAATGCTTGGGTGTGCCACCGACGGAAGTCGTCTATGAGTATTATGACAAAGATGAGGTATTCCATCGCACCGAACCGATGACGCCACAGGCTTTCCTAAAAGACTTTGTCGGCTGGGATCTGGCGGCAAAAGTCAGTCTCATAAACGCGCCTACAGCTGACAAGCCTTATTACAAAGCCTACACTGTCAAATATCTGCACTCAGTTCTGGAAGGACGACCGATTAAATATGTCAACCTGCCGATCGAGGAGTTGAAAGCGGCCGCAATCAAATCTATCCAAGCGGGTGAACCGGTTTGGTTCGGTTGTGATGTCGGCAAATATCTGGATCGCGACACCGGTATTATGGATCTCGATCAGTTCCATTATGCCGAAGTTTTGGGCGAAAAGTTGCGTCTTAATAAAGCGGAAAGATTAGACTACGGCGATTCTCTGCTCACCCACGCCATGGTTTTAACGGGGGTAAATCTTGATGCGAACGGAAAACCGCTCACTTGGAAAGTAGAAAATTCTTGGAGCGATAAGGCCGGTAATAAGGGTGTCTTCTCAATGAGTGACCGATGGTTTGATGAATTCACTTACGAAGTAATGGTCGATAAAAAATATGTCAGCGAAAAGGCAAAAGCTGCTGCGGAAGGTGAAGTAATCGCTCTTGAGCCTTGGGATCCGATGGGTGCTTTAGCCGAGTAATAGGGTGTAATTAAAATCAAACAAAAATTGGTCATTTCTGCTCGACCTAGTTCTAAGAACAGTCTTTTGAGCAGCTATTTAAAAAACTTTTAGCTCGTAAAACGCATAATAAACGGCATAGTCGATGTTATCGCTATGCCGTTTGTGTTTATCTTTGCATTGCGTTGCATTTGACTGGCGCGGCTTGACGTAAGCGCACGGTCAGTCATCTTCTGCAGGAACTTTCCTGGCCTCGTCGGTTGGCGACGTTTCGCTTTCTGTCGGCGGCGTTTCGCTTTCCGTTGGCGGCGTTTTGCTTTCCGGCGACGCTTCGCTTTCCGTTGGCGGTGTTTCTGCCACTGACGCCGTTTCTGCTACCGCCCGCCTATCCTTACGCTCGCGCCACCATTTATAAACCAACAAAAACACCAGCAAAACGACCAGTAAGCCAATCAGCCAAATGATCCAACTTGAAGTCAAAATTTCCCCTGTTTTGGCAAAACCAGTTTCCAAAAACTTAAACACCTTGCCTAACGGCTTAGCCGGCGGCGAAGACGGATTAGACTTATCGCAAGGCATGCAGCAGCCTACCCAAATACGGAAATAAGCTGGCGGCGGACCATTATACGTGTGATTATAGACAACAGAATCATACTTATATCCGTCATCACCCTTGATCTGCCGCGTCTTCCCGATAACTTTCCCCTGATATTCCCAAGCCAAAACCGTTATCTCATAAGTTCGCTGGTCATAAACATATTCAAGACTATCGCCGGCATTATAAGCATAACTTTCAAGGCTCAAAATATATTCATACTTCCCTTTTTTAGGAAAATCAATGCATATTTGTTGGCTTGCCTTGCCGGTTAAAGTAAAACGATAAACACCATCCTTACTACCTTCAGGCAATGGAGCCAAACCGTCCTTCGCTTTAAGCGTATAGGTAAAAGATGCCTGCGGCACGCTGAGACCAGATTTAGCTTTTACCGTAAAAGTCTGGCTGACGGACAGTTCTTCATAATTACAAGCCTGTACCTCGAAACAGAAACCGTTACCCCAGACGAGTGCAAAAACAAGCAACGCAATAAAAATAAACCGATACACTTTTGATTTGTCGTGCAACGACCTCAATTATTTCTCCCGTCCTTTCCGCGCCAAAGTTTCCTAAGCACCTTATATATTAAGTATAACAGTACAAGAATCAGCCAAAGAGCCGAAAGCGCATAGAATAAATCGAAATCATTAAAATAGGCTAGCAAATTGCTGAGACGTACCGGTTTAACTTTTTCCGCATCAGGATTAACCTGAACTTGATCCTCCAATTTTGCGACTAAAATATATCGACCGTCGGTAATTGTAAAATTACAGGTATCCATAACTACCAGGCGGTCGGCGGCGGTTACACCTATATCTCGCTTGAACTGCGCTTTATCAAAAATATATTTGATAAAAGATTCTTTATCAGCAACAGAGTTATAGGATGTCTGGAAAATTCTCTGATCCGTTCCCACCGTTTGAATAAAGGCGAAGAAGTGCAAGCCTAAACTTTGCTTATCATTGCGGTGAATGACCCCGTACTCATGGCTGTTAAAAAAATCTGCCTCAGCAAATAAGCCGATGTCGCCGAACATCTTGCGCTCGACCATGAAATGTCCGTAAATTATGTTGTTGAAATCGCTAAAGTCGGGCTTGTTGCCGGAGTCAAGGAAAATACTGCCGGCGGTTGAATATTCTCCAGTAACCGTCTCACTCAGATAGCGGTAATTATCTTTTCCCTGTAAAATCGGGTAGTCGATTTTGGTGCCGTAAACATCAATCCAACCAATTACGTCCGGGTTGATGCTGCGTAATTTTCGATAGGCGACATCACCGTTTTCGCGCGGCTTATATACGGCATATTCTTCCGCCCCGGCTTGTTCAAGTACCAAATTGCTGTCATAAAGAGCATATGCACCTAATATGAGCAGAAGAATCGAGATGGCTAAAACGGCGTAGTCGATAGCAGAGCTAAATCGGTTAATAAGATTGATCAGGCATTTTTCGCCGCGTCTCAGCGATTGATTATTTTGCGTTTGTTTAGCTGATTTTTTATTCATGTTACACGAAACAGCCCGGTGATTGCCCGACACTTGCCGGGTAACCACCGGTTTGTTAGTTTAGCTTAAAAACGGTGTTGTGCTTCATTTTGTTTGCGTTTGCGATTTTTGAGGAAGAAGAAGATCCCGATGACGGCAAGTAAAGCGATCAAGATGAAGGGCAGGTTGTCAAGGAGGACACCGGTAGCGGTCTGTTCTTTATTCTTATAAAGGACATAGTTACCATCTTTGTCCTCACCCAAGATGAATTCCTTGGTTTTGAATGGCGTATTTTCACCAGCCTCAATAGTAATTCCGTTAGCCTTACCCTCAATTCCGGGTGTAGTACCGCCTTGCGCATCGGTTTCTTCAACGGTAACTTTGGAACCGAGCCAGACATTGGAGAATACACCGCTTTGATCATTTTTTAATTTAAATGTGATATCACCATAAGCATTATCAGTTGGGTTCCCTGATTCTGGAGTGCAAAAATATTTGATTTTGCTATCATCATCAGCTGCTACCGTATCAGGTTTGGTGATGTGAACTTTAAATTCGAAAATTTGTGCCTTGAAAAGGTCAGATCCCTCAGCTTTCTTTTCGATCCTCAGGCCTTTTTTCTGCTTGGTTTCATCAGGCGGATTTTGGCCACCCGGCACTATCGGTTTCACTTTTTTGTTATAAATATTGGTGAACTTTAGGCCATTTTCTTCACCAGTTTTGGGATTAGGATTGTATTCAACCTTGGCTTGTTGCGCCGGCGAGTCAGTGCCATCATTGGCATCAGCTACTTCACGTTTGATAAAGATTTTAGATACCATTAGTTTAGTATCCTTTTTGACAACGAAGAAAGAAATCAAATACTTAGCCGGCGACTTCGTCCATTTTTCCTCGTAATCAGTACTATTGGCTGGAGTGATTGCAGCTTCCTCGATTTCATAGGTGAACTGCCCCGGTTTATTCCAGTTAATTGCTTCCAAATTAAGACTTGCATCCTTGTTAATAGTCTTACCTGTTCCTAGTGTTTCGTTACCGTCATATGCTACTGTCGGAGCAACAATAGTAGGTAATTTACCTTTATCATTTTCATTCCCGTTAAAAGAATGTTTAGCAAAATTAAAACTAAAAGTTTTAGCCGGCGTCTTGACCCCAACCGGCAATTTGAGTTTTTTCAAGATTTTCAGTTCCGTAATCGGCTGAGGATCAGCAGCACTTACCGCCGCGCTACCAGTCCATACAATTCCCGAACTGACCAAAGTCAGCAAAGCAACCACAGAGGCAGCTACCTTCTTCAAAAACAGTTTTTTCATAAACTTACCTTCCTTTTAAATCTAATTTATGTTCAAATAGTATATCAATTAATTTCGTCGCCTAATCTTGTGGCTACAAAACTAAATACCTCGGTTACGCACGACACTGAACACTCGGCCACTGATTTCATTCTTTTTTATCGGGCCGAAGATGCGACTGTCCGTTGTTTTATCGCGATTATCACCCAGAATAAAATATTCATCCGGCTTTAAAGTCACCGGGAAAGCGATTCCGGCTTCCAGCGGCCTAGTTTCCTTGAAAATTTTGGGTTCATATTGCCCAGCATCGTTGACCTTTAGGCCGGCGGAGTCGATATTTACCGTATCGCCTGGTCGAGCCACAATACGTGCGGCACGAATTTTGCCTTGATAGCGAAAGGCAATCACCTCACCAACTTTGTACTCGCGCGGCAGGCGATAGAACAAAAGCATATCACCGGGTTCAACATTCGGCACCATGCCTAAGTCATTAACGCGACCGATCCCAAAAACAAAGCTAAAAATCGCCGCCAAAACTACCCCAACCGAAACGACTTTAATCAGGCAACGCAGGGCGGCATCCACGATTGGTCGCTTGTTGAGCCGCGAGAACTCTCCTTGGCCATGATGTGTTTGACGATATTTGCCCAATATATTCCCTGCCATTAACGGCGTTGCCCTATTCAGGTCAGTCTCTGGAACGAAGGGCTTTACTGCCTGATTTCCGGCATTTACTTCTGCAGCGAACTGTTGTGCCGGTATCACTGACAAAAGTTGTTCCGGGATATTCGCCGGCCGCCGCACTTGCTCGGCTACAGCAGTAGATGATTGAGGGGCAGCATTCTTATTAGTCCCTGCCAGATAAAGCGGCCGCACCCCACCTTCTGCCCTGCCACTTACACCTACACTCATAGCAGAATCCATACCGGATACAGAAGCACGACACTGGATATTCACATCGCTATAATCTAAAAATGTAGCTAATTTACGCACGGTTCACCTCCTCTTTTATCTGCAAGCACATATCTATAAGCATCTGCGAGAACTGCCGGCGACCGATCTATGTTTGCGTCGATACAGAATCAAAGCCCCAGTCAAAGCACTGAAGGAACTAATTCCTTGCCAAACAGCTTTGCCGGATAAATCATTGCCGACCGGAATTATCGCCAGATCCTTTTGGACAACTATTGTTATCTGGCACTCAGTAAAATTCTTAGTATAATCACCGTCGACCCCTTTAACGTTCGGATCCTTGTTGTACCACTTATCCTCAGAACGAAATTTCAGGTTGTATACCTTCTGCGTCTCCCCAGGTTTCCATTCAATCCCTTTCACCTGACCGGTAACCTTGGTTTCGTAACGCGTGCATGCCCTATAACCATCTCCCGGTTTGAAGCTATCATTCTTGGTAACATTCTCAATTTTAAGCCCGTTAGGAAGTTTACCTTTGAAAAATTTGCCGTCTGCGGAATCACCTTCGGAATAACCTTCGTAAGTGAGGGCATTGAAATTCGGCTTGCCATAGCTGTCATTGTCAAACTGGTTTTCCTTGTCATAAGCAAAAATTACGGGCGCACGACGTGGATCTATCGGCTGAGAATTCTGCGCCTTACCGTATGGCGGATCAGTAATTTTGCGCTCTTCCTTTAGGGTTAATACCGGTCGGTGATCTGGGCCAAGACTGCAATCCTTTTCGCAGCAGTTCATTATTGGTTTTTTATGGTCTTCTTCGGTATATGCTGGGTCATTATTATGCAAAAAGCGAAAAGTATAGTCGGGAAATTTCACCCCTACATCACCATTTTCCCGCACATGCATATAGTTTTTTTGCTGCTTTTCAGGAATTTTCGGATCACGGTCGTGACTATGGGCGTCAGTAAGTTCCGACAAAATAACTTTATCGTTATACTTTGGATCAGACTTGTAATATTTAATAGTACTTTCAAAGACCTTGTCCTTGACTTCTTTGCGCTCCGCTTGCGTCAATTTATGTTTGTTACGAACATAAATTGTCTCTGGACGTTTTAAAAAATGCCTTCCGCGCATACCAAATGGTCCATGCCATATTGAGCGCTGATACTTTCCGGCACGATTACTAAAGGTCACGCCTATGGGGGTATCCGACGGATCGATCCCATTATAACTGTCAATAGGGAAAGTTACTTCCCAAGTAAAGAATGTGTCTTGTTTTACTGGCCGTGTCACTCTCCAAGCTGTTTTAAAAATTCCATTGTTTAAATATCCACTCACAGTTTCCGCAGCTGTTTTTACACCAGGATCAAGTATGCCATTTTTTCTCAAAGTATCAGTATTAGTATAAAAGGACTCTTCTCTATAAAAATCGGTACTTTTATCCATCTCTTTATACTCTTTACCGGTTGAATCTGTTTTTGTAACAGTTTTATTTTCTAAAATGCCATAGCACCCATGAATATTACTACACCCATGCTCATTTTCAGCATCAATAGCTGTTACTTCTTTTTGAAAATTTAATTTTCCGTTGTTTTTATCATATTCTCTTTCAATAATTTTGACGTGATTTGCTTCATTTTTGGAAAGAGGCAAACACAGATTCACCACTCCATTTTTCCATCCAAAGCCTCCTCCTATCCACGGTCCACCGTCTTTATTAAACGTTATTAAAAAAGTTATCGATTTCTTATCATATTTTTTTCGTTCCACAGTAAAGTTCTTTATAGTAGCATCTAAGCCTTCACCTGTGTTGTCATTAGAAATGTAAAAATAACGATCCATTGCATCAAACTTGTCATCTTCTTCAGCATTTTTAGGATATCCTTCTATAGGAGGATTAGGATCTAAGTACCACAAACCTTCCCTTGTAGCAAAATCTCCGCCTTTGTTTTTTCCGGCCACCGCCTGATACAATTCATTAATCCGCCTAGTCGCCTTTTGCAAAATGCCGTGATATTTCCTAAGTACCTCAACCGAAAGCTTATCCTTATTCGCGGAATAATCAGCTTCAATTTTCGCCAATGCTGCCTTGGTCTCGGTAAGCGTGTCAACTAATTCCTTCAGCTGCTTTTCCTTGCCCAACAAATTCAAAACGATAATCGGATCATCTTTCTTACCAGTTGAGCCGGGAATCCGATCCAATTTTTTCTTATGCAGAAAATCAAACGTCTTGTGCAAACTAGATATATACTCTTCTATTTCGTACATCAGCTGTCTTTTTTCTTGCAATTCAGCCTCGGTTGCCGCCGTAGCTTCCTCAGTCCGCGCGTCGCCGCCGGCTTTCTCCATTGAACCATCATTTTTCCGTGTCAAATCATCATCATTAGCATTATTAACGTAATTGGCAGATTCACCAGATTTAAGCGTATCAGCATGCTTATTCACACCAGAATTCGGACGATGCTCTTCCATTTCCTGTACCGCATAAACGATAGGACAAAATGAACCAGCTGATAAGGCAAGGCATAGAGATATGAGCACAATCAAAGCTTTTTCAGTCCGCAACATAAAATGAACGTCCCTCTTAAAGGCAAAATAAAATTCTTTTGTTTCTAAGTTAGACCTATTTTACAATATAATTATGTTTAAGACTATAGGAATATGTATTATTTTATATTTTTTAACAGCATTGTAATTGTTCTGTTATTTTGCGCAATCAAACAATTTCTATTTCGAACATTTGTAAAATAAGAAAACAAAAAAGAAAATAAAACGCTCCCATGCAAATCGCACAGGAGCGCAAATTACCAAGAATACTAACGCAAAATCCGGATCAACAACATAGCCAAGGTCGAGTCAACAAATAGGCAATATTTCGGTACGCTGCAGTTAGGTTAACTTAATCGCGTCAAGCTTTGGTATAAAGCTTCTTGGAGCGGAAATTCGGGTCAGATGTATAATTAAGCTTCAATTTACGCAAAACATTCTGATCCACCGCGTCCATGATAACCGTTGCATGGGCTTCACAGCCGCTCAATTCAAACAGATGCGACAAGGCGGCATGGCTCAGCGGATTGGTCGTAGC
This is a stretch of genomic DNA from Mageeibacillus indolicus UPII9-5. It encodes these proteins:
- the abc-f gene encoding ribosomal protection-like ABC-F family protein, with product MSLISVQKISKSYYGRTLFHDLSFNLEAGDRLAILGNNGVGKTTLLKILGDLISPDEGKVVRTDCRIGYLEQNMRTEDPDAPVWQASDWQKAKLELEKRMATMSDAQADLAAYQTALHRFEALGGYDYEYNLRAALNGLGLADSILDRNIGSCSGGERMRVTLAKLLLAKPELLLLDEPTNHLDLQAIEWLIEYLEGYKGTICVVSHDRYFLDHLVKRCAYLSAAGLRIFTGNFTRSSETKKAEDALLAGQVADLSKEIEHQEAVAQTFLSHRNISGFHSREKLVNKLSDRLATLKAQIKAENGKLTFKFQALPDDGDPNRIIIHTENLAIGYGETFLCHDINLNLRAHEKIVLLGNNGTGKTTLMNVLAGRILPQEGKLKIAENLSVAYMSQIVEFPCETDSCLDTLLRYSQSDVKEGRNLLAQFGFKDIDVFKLVNTLSGGERCRLYLCCVLQAKPQLLFLDEPTNHLDIYSRSILEEAVAAYNGSVIVVSHDRYFIEKFANRFLCITGGKMIECANITAALKACQNHGITGTKSGKSYDDKASIKCAKIAGTGKSTAIPNLDAEATGRPLASANIDASKSSVRQMSPSTKRRLIANLKNTIKDLELSIERTENEIKAIEIDISPSTKPEEYEKLAALTAENEKNWELYVQTQSELDELAAASD
- a CDS encoding peptidylprolyl isomerase; translated protein: MNKWMKSLTAVLLTVTLAGINVGCGKNDKEGKAAAEAAKTGATDAAVTAEKVKQPLPDMQPSKTATNFVRMDMAGGASIVIQLFPQAAPLTVANFQKLVGKGFYNGLTFHRAVPQFVIQGGDPSGNGSGGSDETVKGEFLTNGIFNPLKHKRGVVSMARSQDKDSASSQFFIVLDSRSGSNLNDQYAAFGDVIYGMDEVDRIAALKTNNEAIIDKPVISKAYFITRKEAESLGAKPTEAASAETKESESGDAVSGSSDDSSTANTTTEPGSTNEGGGK
- a CDS encoding aminopeptidase C produces the protein MITKELLRKFADNFNNATNLAAAYGVAKAGLKAAAVDPQMRQKHQFVYSLQTKMGEITNQKQSGRCWMFAALNAARVASMEKYNLKTLEFSQAYTFFWDKLEKANAFLTAIIETAGEDVHSRLVSHLLAAPVQDGGQWDMFSGILEKYGIVPKDAMPETYNSSASREMVEYLTSKLREYACELRKMVHNGASKEDLTARLESMLSYVYTVLVKCLGVPPTEVVYEYYDKDEVFHRTEPMTPQAFLKDFVGWDLAAKVSLINAPTADKPYYKAYTVKYLHSVLEGRPIKYVNLPIEELKAAAIKSIQAGEPVWFGCDVGKYLDRDTGIMDLDQFHYAEVLGEKLRLNKAERLDYGDSLLTHAMVLTGVNLDANGKPLTWKVENSWSDKAGNKGVFSMSDRWFDEFTYEVMVDKKYVSEKAKAAAEGEVIALEPWDPMGALAE
- the srtB gene encoding class B sortase, whose protein sequence is MNKKSAKQTQNNQSLRRGEKCLINLINRFSSAIDYAVLAISILLLILGAYALYDSNLVLEQAGAEEYAVYKPRENGDVAYRKLRSINPDVIGWIDVYGTKIDYPILQGKDNYRYLSETVTGEYSTAGSIFLDSGNKPDFSDFNNIIYGHFMVERKMFGDIGLFAEADFFNSHEYGVIHRNDKQSLGLHFFAFIQTVGTDQRIFQTSYNSVADKESFIKYIFDKAQFKRDIGVTAADRLVVMDTCNFTITDGRYILVAKLEDQVQVNPDAEKVKPVRLSNLLAYFNDFDLFYALSALWLILVLLYLIYKVLRKLWRGKDGRNN
- a CDS encoding DUF7601 domain-containing protein, which codes for MKKLFLKKVAASVVALLTLVSSGIVWTGSAAVSAADPQPITELKILKKLKLPVGVKTPAKTFSFNFAKHSFNGNENDKGKLPTIVAPTVAYDGNETLGTGKTINKDASLNLEAINWNKPGQFTYEIEEAAITPANSTDYEEKWTKSPAKYLISFFVVKKDTKLMVSKIFIKREVADANDGTDSPAQQAKVEYNPNPKTGEENGLKFTNIYNKKVKPIVPGGQNPPDETKQKKGLRIEKKAEGSDLFKAQIFEFKVHITKPDTVAADDDSKIKYFCTPESGNPTDNAYGDITFKLKNDQSGVFSNVWLGSKVTVEETDAQGGTTPGIEGKANGITIEAGENTPFKTKEFILGEDKDGNYVLYKNKEQTATGVLLDNLPFILIALLAVIGIFFFLKNRKRKQNEAQHRF
- the lepB gene encoding signal peptidase I, whose protein sequence is MRKLATFLDYSDVNIQCRASVSGMDSAMSVGVSGRAEGGVRPLYLAGTNKNAAPQSSTAVAEQVRRPANIPEQLLSVIPAQQFAAEVNAGNQAVKPFVPETDLNRATPLMAGNILGKYRQTHHGQGEFSRLNKRPIVDAALRCLIKVVSVGVVLAAIFSFVFGIGRVNDLGMVPNVEPGDMLLFYRLPREYKVGEVIAFRYQGKIRAARIVARPGDTVNIDSAGLKVNDAGQYEPKIFKETRPLEAGIAFPVTLKPDEYFILGDNRDKTTDSRIFGPIKKNEISGRVFSVVRNRGI